Proteins found in one Promicromonospora sukumoe genomic segment:
- a CDS encoding MFS transporter — MTDAVPGPDSQAPAARETPTPPKMGLELQEGVRVPRRQVISWALWDWGTQPFNTVILTFVFTALYLTTDAFLDPAIAALSEDDPAYQHGLAELSSGVGLWNTLAGLLILVLAPVLGQRADASGRRKAWLAGGTVGMVLCMLALWFVEADPAYFVLGAALIGLGSVLNEIAGVNYNAMMVSVATPKTVGKVSGLGWGLGYVGGILALLFVVIANGADWWGMPTDNGLAYRVIAVGCAIWAIAFAWPILAFVPELPPTKGRATVGFFASYVVLYRDIKGLWHTSRRTFWFLLASAVFRDGLSGVFAFGAIIGSVSFGFSSEEVIIFGIAANLVAGISTVLVGIADDRFGPRSVILSTLSIIVVAGLGVVFLRDLGPIVYWVGGLTLSACVGPAQAASRSYLARVTPAGKESEIFGLYATTGRASSWMSSLLWTVTIAATGATIWGTLGIVAVVLFGLVLMWFVREAPLADAGTTAGPTAEPTGDRSAV, encoded by the coding sequence ATGACCGACGCCGTTCCCGGACCCGACTCGCAGGCGCCCGCTGCCCGTGAGACACCGACGCCCCCGAAGATGGGCCTCGAGCTGCAGGAGGGGGTGCGGGTCCCGCGCCGCCAGGTGATCTCCTGGGCGCTGTGGGACTGGGGCACCCAGCCGTTCAACACGGTGATCCTCACGTTCGTCTTCACCGCGCTGTACCTGACGACGGACGCGTTCCTGGACCCGGCCATCGCGGCCCTGAGCGAGGACGACCCCGCCTACCAGCACGGCCTTGCCGAGCTGAGCAGCGGGGTGGGTCTGTGGAACACCCTCGCGGGTCTGCTCATCCTCGTGCTCGCCCCCGTGCTCGGGCAGCGCGCCGACGCCAGCGGCCGGCGCAAGGCGTGGCTCGCCGGCGGCACGGTCGGCATGGTGCTGTGCATGCTCGCGCTCTGGTTCGTCGAGGCCGACCCGGCGTACTTCGTGCTCGGCGCCGCGCTGATCGGCCTCGGCAGCGTGCTCAACGAGATCGCCGGCGTGAACTACAACGCCATGATGGTGTCCGTCGCCACGCCGAAGACGGTCGGCAAGGTGTCCGGGCTCGGCTGGGGCCTCGGTTACGTCGGCGGCATCCTGGCGTTGCTGTTCGTGGTCATCGCCAACGGTGCGGACTGGTGGGGCATGCCCACCGACAACGGCCTCGCCTACCGTGTGATCGCCGTCGGCTGCGCGATCTGGGCGATCGCGTTCGCCTGGCCCATCCTGGCCTTCGTGCCGGAGCTGCCCCCCACCAAGGGCCGCGCCACGGTCGGCTTCTTCGCCAGCTACGTGGTGCTGTACCGCGACATCAAGGGCCTGTGGCACACCTCGCGCCGCACCTTCTGGTTCCTGCTGGCCAGCGCCGTGTTCCGCGACGGGCTGAGCGGCGTCTTCGCGTTCGGCGCGATCATCGGCAGCGTCAGCTTCGGGTTCTCCTCCGAAGAGGTGATCATCTTCGGGATCGCCGCCAACCTCGTGGCCGGCATCAGCACCGTCCTCGTGGGCATCGCCGACGACCGCTTCGGCCCGCGCTCCGTCATCCTCAGCACGCTCAGCATCATCGTCGTCGCGGGGCTGGGTGTCGTGTTCCTGCGCGACCTGGGGCCCATCGTCTACTGGGTGGGCGGGCTGACGCTCTCCGCGTGCGTGGGCCCGGCCCAGGCGGCGTCCAGGTCCTACCTCGCCCGCGTGACGCCGGCGGGCAAGGAGTCCGAGATCTTCGGCCTCTACGCCACCACCGGGCGCGCCTCGTCCTGGATGTCGAGCCTCCTGTGGACCGTCACCATCGCCGCGACGGGCGCGACCATCTGGGGCACGCTCGGGATCGTCGCCGTCGTGCTCTTCGGCCTCGTGCTGATGTGGTTCGTGCGGGAGGCGCCCCTGGCCGACGCCGGCACGACGGCCGGGCCGACGGCGGAACCGACGGGCGACCGTTCTGCGGTCTGA
- a CDS encoding sigma-70 family RNA polymerase sigma factor: MTEPTESMEPLTSPSGTARNPGDTGTAQRPGTFLDDAALGRLRPLSFTVAYRMLGSVAEAEDVVQEALTRVSQTPDVRNPDAFVTTVTTRIAIDVLRSARVRRESYVGEWLPEPLVGPFPSLPVAMATPSPDVARHAELADDLSTAFLVLLETLTPTERAAFLLHDVLGFPHSQAADVIGTSEVAARQLASRARRRIAASTTAQAPASNSSENSTPAHPRAQAQPPAQAQPPAQTHADTPAPARSTRPRSAADRARAEQLVSRFLAACEDGAVDSFLELLTEDVVLTGDGGGNVPQGMSIVRPVAGRVTVARMLATFISRGAPLHFERALVGGEPGLLIVADDAVGGGLIGTWSFEVSDGLLSGIRGVINPRKLGHLGPLADLDRLQAALRRELEERTAARRAAAHRADDQPSDS; encoded by the coding sequence ATGACGGAGCCGACGGAGTCGATGGAGCCCCTGACCTCGCCGTCGGGCACCGCAAGGAACCCAGGAGACACCGGCACGGCGCAGCGCCCTGGCACCTTCCTGGACGATGCCGCGCTCGGGCGGCTGCGGCCACTGTCGTTCACAGTGGCCTACCGGATGCTCGGCAGCGTCGCCGAGGCGGAGGACGTGGTGCAGGAGGCGCTCACGCGCGTCTCGCAGACGCCCGACGTGCGCAACCCGGACGCGTTCGTCACCACGGTCACGACGCGGATCGCCATCGACGTGCTGCGTTCTGCCCGGGTGCGGCGGGAGTCGTACGTGGGTGAGTGGCTCCCGGAGCCGCTCGTCGGCCCCTTCCCGTCGCTCCCGGTGGCGATGGCCACGCCGTCGCCCGACGTCGCGCGGCACGCCGAGCTCGCCGACGACCTCTCCACGGCGTTCCTGGTGCTGCTGGAGACCCTGACCCCCACCGAGCGGGCCGCGTTCCTGCTGCACGACGTGCTCGGCTTCCCGCACAGCCAGGCCGCCGACGTGATCGGCACGAGCGAGGTCGCGGCGCGGCAGCTCGCCTCGCGTGCCCGACGTCGGATCGCGGCGAGCACGACGGCTCAGGCCCCGGCGTCGAACTCCAGCGAGAACTCGACCCCGGCACACCCCCGCGCACAGGCACAGCCCCCAGCACAGGCCCAGCCACCGGCGCAGACGCACGCCGACACCCCCGCCCCGGCACGGAGCACCCGGCCACGCAGCGCGGCCGACCGGGCGCGCGCCGAGCAGCTCGTGTCCCGCTTCCTGGCCGCGTGCGAGGACGGCGCGGTCGACTCGTTCCTGGAGCTGCTGACCGAGGACGTCGTGCTCACGGGCGACGGCGGCGGGAACGTGCCGCAGGGCATGTCGATCGTCCGGCCGGTCGCCGGGCGGGTGACGGTCGCCCGCATGCTGGCCACGTTCATCAGCCGGGGCGCGCCGCTCCACTTCGAGCGGGCGCTCGTGGGCGGCGAGCCGGGACTGCTCATCGTGGCCGACGACGCCGTCGGCGGCGGCCTGATCGGCACCTGGTCGTTCGAGGTGTCGGACGGACTGCTGTCGGGCATCCGCGGTGTGATCAACCCCCGCAAGCTCGGGCACCTGGGGCCGCTCGCGGACCTCGACCGGTTGCAGGCAGCCCTGCGGCGCGAGCTGGAGGAGCGCACGGCGGCCCGGCGCGCCGCAGCGCACCGGGCCGATGACCAGCCGTCAGACAGCTAG
- a CDS encoding YrdB family protein produces MRTTALVVRFLLELGLAAAAGYAAWNLADGGWRIAAVVLAPIVVIALWATFLSPKAPVVIPPWVKLVLEAALFGVVGYLCWRAGAPVAGAALAAVWLVDRLVLWLTRGTRSVFEPEADTGPR; encoded by the coding sequence GTGCGAACAACTGCTCTCGTCGTGCGTTTCCTCCTCGAGCTCGGCCTCGCCGCGGCCGCGGGCTACGCCGCCTGGAATCTCGCCGACGGCGGATGGCGCATCGCCGCCGTCGTGCTCGCGCCGATCGTCGTCATCGCACTCTGGGCGACGTTCCTTTCGCCGAAGGCCCCCGTGGTGATCCCGCCCTGGGTCAAGCTCGTGCTGGAGGCGGCCCTCTTCGGCGTCGTCGGATACCTGTGCTGGCGCGCCGGAGCCCCCGTCGCCGGGGCGGCGCTCGCGGCCGTGTGGCTGGTCGACCGGCTGGTGCTGTGGTTGACGCGCGGCACGCGCAGCGTCTTCGAGCCGGAGGCTGATACCGGGCCTCGGTGA
- a CDS encoding iron chaperone, with amino-acid sequence MDEFTEYIAGLDGPAKDAVEHVRTRALKLVPDAEEGMSYGMAALRYRGSPLVSARATAKHIGLYPFSPSAIDALAPDLAGYSTSKGTVRFTPERPLPDDVLDRLVLFRRDEIDAMRSR; translated from the coding sequence ATGGACGAGTTCACCGAGTACATCGCCGGCCTGGACGGACCGGCCAAGGACGCCGTCGAACACGTGCGGACCCGCGCGCTGAAGCTCGTGCCCGACGCCGAGGAGGGCATGAGCTACGGCATGGCCGCCCTGCGCTACCGCGGCAGCCCGCTCGTCTCGGCGCGGGCCACGGCCAAGCACATCGGGCTGTACCCGTTCAGCCCGTCCGCGATCGACGCGCTCGCACCGGACCTCGCCGGCTACTCCACGTCGAAGGGCACCGTGCGGTTCACGCCCGAGCGGCCGCTGCCCGACGACGTCCTGGACCGCCTCGTCCTGTTTCGTCGCGACGAGATCGACGCCATGCGGTCACGGTGA
- a CDS encoding HNH endonuclease signature motif containing protein — translation MESNNGTGPGGVPPAGAGNGGAGASDAASAAGGAGAGAGAGAGGGAGGGAVGVGSLEGVLARIETAVGELAGLLTPEVLRGWEAPSVGRLMDAHARIRRVAGRLDGVRLTVLPRIEDDGSWRSGGMARTFASWLRLREGVSASTARKDVTTARRLATALPATRERLVNGTVGVDHARVMTEVAPTSETREDALAWLIDTRTGEPTTPEAFVHTVAVDLPDPQDDPDGTRTRDRITQVLQTAVSEGTLVTGEGLVLHEAGVLNADQFRIVARRFATVTDPDTDDLDDDKAAAGEFLDVSKTLGGYHVAGFLTDEHGLLVTTAITSLLGAPAAGDDRGPGQRRAQGLADLARLVLDTNQVSPGASIPPHLNVTVSWSELVTQVTRTRDGSCLTCGQTAPGQSRRGSGRRPGTGLTGGVAGAADPAVPAGPAETAGSPGAGAGAGAGAGPGLLSSGGGVFSESGGRVPRGLLRRLACDSAVTRVVFGPDGAVVDVGRAQRTVSGQMRRAVIARDGHCVFPGCDQPPSRCEVHHAVTHWAQGGATSVSNSALLCWFHHQLVDTRGIAMAWAGKPTTTSTTVGVLVETGWAFTDARGHRIRLPEAIEPAPDSGGSDDQAGTPPAVAA, via the coding sequence ATGGAGTCGAACAACGGGACGGGACCAGGAGGCGTGCCCCCGGCTGGTGCGGGCAACGGCGGTGCTGGTGCTTCTGACGCCGCTAGCGCTGCCGGCGGTGCCGGTGCCGGTGCCGGTGCCGGTGCTGGTGGCGGTGCTGGTGGCGGTGCCGTGGGTGTGGGTTCGTTGGAGGGTGTGCTGGCCCGGATCGAAACCGCAGTTGGTGAGCTGGCAGGCCTGCTCACCCCGGAGGTGCTCCGGGGGTGGGAGGCCCCGTCGGTGGGCCGTCTAATGGACGCGCACGCCCGGATCCGTCGGGTCGCGGGCCGGCTGGACGGGGTGCGGTTGACGGTGCTGCCGCGGATCGAGGACGACGGTTCCTGGCGGTCGGGCGGCATGGCCCGCACGTTCGCGTCCTGGCTCCGGCTGCGTGAGGGCGTCTCGGCGTCCACGGCCCGTAAGGACGTGACCACAGCCCGCCGCCTGGCGACCGCACTGCCCGCCACGCGGGAGCGCCTGGTGAATGGCACCGTGGGGGTGGATCACGCCCGGGTGATGACGGAGGTAGCGCCCACGAGCGAGACGCGCGAGGACGCCCTGGCGTGGTTGATCGATACCCGCACCGGTGAGCCGACGACCCCGGAGGCGTTCGTGCACACGGTCGCGGTGGACCTGCCGGACCCGCAGGACGACCCGGACGGCACCCGAACCCGCGACCGGATCACGCAGGTGCTGCAGACCGCGGTCAGCGAGGGCACGTTGGTCACGGGTGAGGGCCTGGTGCTACACGAGGCGGGGGTGTTGAACGCGGACCAGTTCCGGATCGTGGCCCGCCGGTTCGCGACGGTCACCGACCCCGACACCGACGACCTCGACGACGACAAGGCCGCCGCGGGTGAGTTCCTGGACGTGTCCAAGACGCTGGGCGGTTACCACGTGGCCGGGTTCCTCACCGACGAGCACGGCCTGCTGGTCACGACGGCGATCACCTCGCTCCTGGGCGCCCCGGCAGCGGGCGACGACAGGGGACCGGGTCAGCGTCGGGCGCAGGGCCTGGCGGATCTCGCGCGTCTGGTCCTGGACACCAACCAGGTCTCTCCGGGTGCGTCGATCCCGCCGCATCTGAATGTGACGGTGTCCTGGTCGGAGCTGGTTACCCAGGTCACCCGCACCCGCGACGGTTCCTGCCTGACCTGCGGCCAGACCGCCCCCGGCCAATCGCGCCGGGGGAGCGGCCGACGACCCGGGACGGGACTGACTGGCGGCGTCGCGGGTGCAGCAGACCCGGCGGTCCCAGCAGGACCCGCGGAGACCGCAGGATCGCCTGGTGCTGGTGCTGGTGCTGGTGCTGGTGCTGGTCCGGGGTTGTTGTCATCGGGTGGTGGGGTGTTTTCGGAGTCGGGTGGTCGGGTGCCGCGGGGGTTGTTGCGGCGGTTGGCGTGTGACAGTGCGGTCACCCGGGTGGTGTTCGGTCCGGATGGTGCGGTGGTGGATGTGGGTCGGGCGCAGCGGACGGTCTCGGGGCAGATGCGTCGTGCGGTGATCGCACGGGACGGGCATTGTGTGTTCCCGGGGTGTGATCAGCCGCCGTCGCGGTGCGAGGTGCATCACGCGGTCACGCACTGGGCCCAGGGTGGTGCCACGTCTGTGAGCAACAGTGCGTTGTTGTGCTGGTTCCATCACCAGCTCGTCGATACCCGGGGTATCGCCATGGCCTGGGCCGGCAAGCCCACCACGACCAGCACCACGGTGGGTGTGCTGGTGGAGACGGGGTGGGCGTTCACCGACGCGCGTGGTCACCGTATCCGCCTGCCCGAAGCGATCGAGCCTGCACCGGACAGCGGCGGGTCCGACGATCAGGCCGGCACGCCGCCGGCTGTGGCTGCATGA
- a CDS encoding MFS transporter: MTATVSPASRARTNAQIDAGPGSLSPGGQRLVLIGMIALCSLGAFEALAVATAMPTIAVDLDGLRHYTFAFAVVFATSVVGMLTAGRWCDRTGPTPAMWTGVALFVVGLVVAGTATGMGALIAGRAVQGVGSGLFGVALYVLVARVFVAERRPAVFSAFAAAWVVPAIVGPGLAGLVVDHLGWRWVFLGAAVLTVPAAILMRPGLTAARGEGRVSAEGVVSDGVVSDRVGLDGTGLDGAVLDGESNGGRDTDAGPEAEAGTGRMVDTDGGTRPVPVGGLVGDRADARVAAASHGVASDAPRTGADDRADAQPERPVVQALRLALSVLRAGRGLPAVVSVRALVSGAFTGAEVLLPLLLVHERHLSPGGAGLILTVGALGWSGASWVRGRNLLHLSHAGYVRLGGGLLALGTVGAALLVLPGVPAGVGMAFWVLSGSGMGLVYPTLSVLTLELAPPHEQGSASSALQVADAVAAAIASSATGALLWTLYDVAGLPAYAVVLGLTGLLAATAVLLAGRTRVVGSVPAS; this comes from the coding sequence GTGACCGCGACCGTCTCTCCCGCCTCTCGCGCGCGGACGAACGCGCAGATCGATGCGGGCCCCGGCTCTCTGAGCCCCGGTGGGCAGCGCCTCGTCCTGATCGGGATGATCGCGCTCTGCTCGCTCGGGGCCTTCGAGGCCCTCGCCGTGGCGACGGCGATGCCCACGATCGCCGTCGACCTGGACGGGCTGCGGCATTACACGTTCGCCTTCGCGGTGGTCTTCGCGACGAGCGTGGTCGGCATGCTCACCGCCGGGCGCTGGTGCGACCGCACGGGGCCGACGCCGGCGATGTGGACCGGCGTGGCCCTCTTCGTGGTCGGGCTCGTGGTCGCCGGGACCGCGACCGGCATGGGCGCCCTGATCGCCGGACGCGCCGTCCAGGGTGTCGGCAGCGGGCTGTTCGGCGTCGCGCTGTACGTGCTGGTGGCGCGCGTGTTCGTCGCGGAACGTCGTCCGGCGGTGTTCTCCGCGTTCGCCGCGGCGTGGGTGGTGCCGGCGATCGTCGGGCCGGGTCTGGCCGGTCTCGTCGTGGACCACCTGGGCTGGCGCTGGGTATTCCTCGGCGCCGCGGTGCTCACCGTCCCGGCGGCGATCCTGATGCGCCCTGGGCTCACGGCGGCGCGGGGTGAGGGGCGGGTGTCGGCCGAGGGTGTCGTGTCGGACGGGGTGGTTTCGGACAGGGTGGGCCTGGACGGCACGGGTTTGGACGGCGCGGTGCTTGACGGCGAGAGCAACGGCGGACGCGACACAGATGCCGGTCCCGAAGCCGAAGCCGGAACCGGTCGAATGGTCGATACGGACGGCGGCACGCGCCCCGTTCCCGTCGGAGGCCTCGTCGGCGACCGGGCGGACGCGCGGGTTGCCGCCGCGAGTCACGGCGTCGCGAGCGACGCACCCAGGACCGGTGCTGACGACCGCGCGGATGCTCAGCCCGAACGGCCCGTGGTACAGGCGCTGCGTCTGGCCCTGTCCGTGCTGCGTGCGGGACGCGGGCTGCCGGCCGTCGTGTCGGTGCGGGCCCTGGTATCGGGGGCCTTCACGGGCGCCGAGGTGCTGCTCCCGCTGCTGCTCGTGCACGAACGGCACCTGAGCCCCGGTGGCGCCGGGCTGATCCTGACGGTGGGCGCTCTCGGCTGGTCCGGAGCGTCGTGGGTGCGGGGACGCAACCTGCTCCACCTGAGCCACGCCGGGTACGTGCGGCTGGGTGGTGGCCTGCTCGCCCTCGGGACGGTCGGCGCGGCGCTGCTGGTGCTCCCGGGCGTGCCAGCCGGCGTCGGGATGGCGTTCTGGGTGCTCTCGGGCAGCGGGATGGGCCTGGTATACCCGACGCTTTCCGTGCTCACCCTCGAGCTGGCACCGCCGCACGAGCAGGGCTCGGCCTCGTCCGCACTCCAGGTCGCCGACGCCGTCGCAGCGGCGATCGCGTCCTCCGCGACCGGCGCGCTGCTCTGGACCCTGTACGACGTCGCCGGGCTGCCCGCCTACGCCGTCGTCCTGGGCCTGACGGGGCTGCTGGCGGCGACGGCGGTCCTGCTCGCGGGGCGGACCCGGGTCGTGGGCTCGGTCCCTGCGTCCTGA
- a CDS encoding alcohol dehydrogenase catalytic domain-containing protein, translating to MDAIRHHSFGPPEVLVLEQVPDPVPGPGEVLVDAVAHGVHLLDTSLRRGEAGPPLPLPSLPTVPGREIAGTVAAVGPGVDSAWAGRPVAAHLGAVPDGGGYARRVVVGAEKLHALPDGPDGAPLDPADAITMIGTGRMAVYTLEIAAVTADDVVVVTGAAGGLGTLFVQEALRSGARVVALAGGPAKLRVLQDLLGDLVRGDTPGTDRLALVDYSADGWLDTARAALRGSPATLVLDGVGGDLGTAATSLLRGADGGAADRGGADGDETGDDGTGRLVAYGWASGTPNRYTAWAEDDQIESPVEVRYAVGPQAPPMSDQRPCQERALALAASGRWRVAKHRVPFAEAARAHRELEERRTTGKVVLV from the coding sequence ATGGACGCGATCAGACACCACTCCTTCGGACCGCCGGAGGTCCTCGTGCTCGAGCAGGTCCCGGACCCCGTTCCCGGACCTGGCGAGGTGCTCGTCGACGCCGTCGCGCACGGGGTGCACCTGCTGGACACGAGCCTCCGGCGCGGCGAGGCAGGCCCGCCGCTCCCCCTGCCCAGCCTCCCGACCGTGCCGGGCCGCGAGATCGCGGGCACCGTCGCCGCCGTCGGCCCCGGGGTCGACAGCGCGTGGGCCGGGCGGCCCGTGGCGGCCCACCTCGGCGCGGTGCCCGACGGCGGCGGGTACGCCCGGCGCGTCGTCGTCGGCGCCGAGAAGCTGCACGCCCTGCCGGACGGGCCCGACGGCGCTCCCCTGGACCCCGCCGACGCGATCACGATGATCGGCACCGGCCGGATGGCCGTCTACACCCTCGAAATCGCCGCGGTGACGGCGGACGACGTCGTCGTCGTGACGGGCGCCGCGGGCGGGCTCGGCACCCTGTTCGTCCAGGAGGCGCTGCGCTCCGGCGCGCGCGTCGTCGCGCTCGCCGGCGGACCCGCCAAGCTGCGGGTGCTGCAGGACCTCCTGGGCGACCTCGTGCGGGGCGACACGCCCGGCACGGACCGGCTGGCCCTGGTCGACTACTCCGCCGACGGCTGGCTGGACACGGCCCGAGCGGCGCTCCGTGGTTCCCCGGCGACGCTCGTGCTCGACGGCGTGGGCGGGGACCTCGGCACGGCCGCCACGAGCCTGCTGCGCGGGGCCGACGGCGGTGCGGCTGATCGCGGTGGGGCTGACGGCGACGAGACTGGCGACGACGGGACTGGCCGACTCGTCGCGTACGGCTGGGCCTCCGGGACTCCGAACCGCTACACCGCCTGGGCCGAGGACGACCAGATCGAGTCGCCGGTCGAGGTGCGCTACGCCGTCGGGCCGCAGGCGCCTCCGATGTCCGACCAGCGGCCGTGCCAGGAGCGCGCGCTGGCGCTGGCGGCGTCGGGCCGGTGGCGGGTGGCGAAGCACCGCGTGCCGTTCGCGGAGGCGGCCCGCGCGCACCGCGAGCTCGAGGAGCGTCGGACGACCGGCAAGGTGGTGCTGGTGTGA
- the soxR gene encoding redox-sensitive transcriptional activator SoxR, whose product MEAPNPAVPWDRDELTVGDLAARSGVAVSALHFYERKGLITSRRTSGNQRRYRRETLRRVAFIRVSQRVGIPLADIGAALDTLPGDRTPTAKDWRRISQAWHDDLDARIEQLSRLRDHLTDCIGCGCLSLRRCALTNPHDALAEAGPGPRTLLVEGLEPDGA is encoded by the coding sequence ATGGAAGCGCCCAACCCCGCCGTCCCCTGGGACCGTGACGAGCTTACTGTCGGCGACCTCGCCGCGCGGAGCGGTGTGGCGGTGTCCGCCCTGCACTTCTACGAGCGCAAGGGGCTGATCACGAGCCGGCGCACGTCGGGCAACCAGCGGCGCTACCGGCGCGAGACGCTCCGCCGGGTCGCGTTCATCCGGGTGTCCCAGCGGGTCGGCATCCCGCTCGCCGACATCGGCGCGGCGCTCGACACCCTGCCCGGCGACCGGACGCCGACGGCGAAGGACTGGCGCCGCATCTCGCAGGCCTGGCACGACGACCTCGACGCGCGGATCGAGCAGCTGTCCCGCCTGCGCGACCACCTCACGGACTGCATCGGCTGCGGCTGCCTCTCGCTGCGCCGGTGCGCGCTGACCAACCCCCACGACGCCCTCGCCGAGGCCGGCCCCGGCCCGCGCACGCTGCTCGTGGAGGGGCTGGAGCCGGACGGGGCGTAG
- a CDS encoding type II 3-dehydroquinate dehydratase, with translation MASALPSSALPSVLVLNGPNLGRLGVREPEIYGHASMADLEVAAAKWGEDLGLAIEVRQTDNESEIVGWLHEAVDAGAHVVLNPAAFTHYSYALRDAAAQVTTAGLLLVEVHLSNPATRESFRHYSVVAGIATGTVAGFGFDSYRLALSAIAERLAG, from the coding sequence ATGGCTTCTGCACTGCCCTCGTCTGCACTGCCCAGCGTCCTGGTGCTCAACGGTCCCAACCTCGGCCGGCTCGGTGTCCGCGAGCCCGAGATCTACGGGCACGCGTCGATGGCGGACCTCGAGGTGGCCGCCGCGAAGTGGGGCGAGGACCTGGGCCTCGCGATCGAGGTGCGGCAGACCGACAACGAGTCGGAGATCGTCGGCTGGCTGCACGAGGCCGTCGACGCGGGTGCGCACGTGGTGCTCAACCCGGCGGCGTTCACGCACTACTCGTACGCGCTGCGCGACGCCGCCGCGCAGGTGACGACCGCGGGCCTGCTGCTGGTCGAGGTGCACCTCTCGAACCCGGCGACGCGGGAGTCGTTCCGGCACTACTCGGTCGTCGCCGGCATCGCGACCGGGACCGTCGCCGGTTTCGGGTTCGACTCCTACCGGCTGGCGCTGTCGGCGATCGCGGAGCGCTTGGCGGGCTAG
- the efp gene encoding elongation factor P, with translation MATSNDIKNGTVLRIDGNLWSVIEFQHVKPGKGGAFVRTKMKNVLSGKVVDKTFNAGIKVETANVDRRDFQYLYMDGEDFVFMDNDTYDQINVSAATVGDAKDYMLEGMSVMLASNDGTPLYIELPASVVLEITYTEPGLQGDRSTGGTKPATLETGAEIQVPLFLEQGVKVKVDTRTGDYLGRVSD, from the coding sequence GTGGCTACCTCCAACGACATCAAGAACGGCACTGTGCTCCGCATCGACGGCAACCTCTGGTCGGTCATCGAGTTCCAGCATGTCAAGCCGGGCAAGGGTGGAGCGTTCGTCCGGACGAAGATGAAGAACGTCCTCTCCGGCAAGGTCGTCGACAAGACGTTCAACGCGGGCATCAAGGTCGAGACGGCCAACGTGGACCGTCGCGACTTCCAGTACCTGTACATGGACGGCGAGGACTTCGTCTTCATGGACAACGACACGTACGACCAGATCAACGTGTCGGCAGCGACCGTGGGCGACGCGAAGGACTACATGCTCGAGGGCATGAGCGTCATGCTCGCGTCGAACGACGGCACCCCGCTCTACATCGAGCTGCCGGCGTCCGTCGTCCTGGAGATCACCTACACCGAGCCGGGCCTGCAGGGCGACCGCTCCACGGGTGGCACCAAGCCGGCGACCCTCGAGACGGGCGCGGAGATCCAGGTCCCGCTGTTCCTCGAGCAGGGCGTCAAGGTCAAGGTCGACACCCGCACGGGCGACTACCTCGGTCGCGTCTCCGACTGA
- the nusB gene encoding transcription antitermination factor NusB, which produces MGARTKARKRAADILFEAEQRGIDPLKLLADRVAVPHTEAAVPQYTVDIVEGVVAHRDRIDEVLETYSQGWTLDRMPAVDRALLRIGSWEVLFNDDVPDAVALDEAVDLAGDLSTDDSPAFVNGLLGRVKDLKPTLLA; this is translated from the coding sequence ATGGGCGCACGCACCAAGGCGCGCAAGCGCGCCGCCGACATCCTCTTCGAGGCGGAGCAGCGCGGCATCGACCCGCTGAAGCTCCTCGCCGACCGTGTGGCCGTGCCGCACACCGAGGCCGCCGTGCCGCAGTACACGGTCGACATCGTGGAGGGCGTGGTCGCGCACCGCGACCGCATCGACGAGGTGCTGGAGACGTACTCCCAGGGCTGGACCCTGGACCGCATGCCCGCCGTCGACCGCGCGCTGCTGCGGATCGGCTCCTGGGAGGTCCTCTTCAACGACGACGTGCCCGACGCCGTCGCGCTCGACGAGGCGGTCGACCTCGCGGGCGACCTGTCGACGGACGACTCCCCGGCCTTCGTGAACGGCCTCCTCGGCCGGGTCAAGGACCTGAAGCCGACTCTGCTTGCGTGA